One genomic region from Sciurus carolinensis chromosome 2, mSciCar1.2, whole genome shotgun sequence encodes:
- the Tmco5a gene encoding transmembrane and coiled-coil domain-containing protein 5A: protein MEECKEDQLDFESEKMEILRLAQSKRNIISLNMDLEKDMQRIDEANQELLLKIQEKESEIQRLENEVTQTRDAAEDEEWEKENCATIEREKALQEVEEETARLERKNETLVHSITELQRKLTRKSRKKNRQEEGDQEGTPEESKVKLQQLEASCADQEKELVKVMEDYAFVARLCEDQALCIKKYQETLRKIEEELETRFLEREVSKVLSMDSVRKEYNSENIEYNSIQKRAALFSKRIFRYLFFTTLFFIRLLGYMFFHLSFINPDLLVNLLPKLLNRGILWKLRCFLFPSLTLETEDMLPH from the exons ATGGAAGAATGCAAGGAAGATCAGCTAGATTTTGA gtcagagaaaatggaaatcttAAGATTGGCCCAGTCAAAGAGGAATATTATCAGTTTGAACATGGACCTTGAAAAGGATATGCAGAGAATAGATGAAGCAAATCAGGAACTTCTTCTCAAAatccaagagaaagaaagtgagattCAGAG GCTGGAAAATGAGGTCACCCAGACCAGAGATGCTGCAGAAGATGAGGAGTGGGAGAAGGAAAACTGTGCCACCATAGAAAGGGAAAAAGCCTtgcaggaggtggaggaagaaacAGCCAGACTT GAAAGGAAGAATGAGACTCTGGTCCACAGTATAACAGAACTTCAAAGAAAG CTTACCAGGAAATCACGAAAGAAAAACAGGCAAGAAGAAGGCGACCAGGAAGGAACCCCAGAAGAGTCAAag GTTAAGTTACAACAGCTGGAAGCTTCCTGTGCAGACCAAGAAAAGGAGCTGGTCAAG GTAATGGAAGATTATGCATTTGTGGCCCGGCTCTGTGAAGATCAAGCCCTCTGCATAAAG aAGTACCAAGAAACTTTgaggaaaatagaagaagaaCTAGAGACTCGATTCCTTGAGAGAGAAGT ATCAAAAGTCTTAAGCATGGACTCTGTGAGAAAAGAATATAACAGTGAAAATATTGAG TATAATTCTATCCAAAAAAGAGCAGCTTTGTTCAGTAAAAG GATTTTTCGCTATCTCTTTTTCACCACGCTTTTTTTCATCAGACTGCTGGGATACATGTTCTTCCACTTAAGTTTTATAAATCCAGATCTCCTTGTCAACCTACTGCCCAAACTACTGAACAGGGGCATCTTGTGGAAGCTGAGATGCTTCCTCTTTCCATCTCTCACACTGGAGACAGAGGACATGTTACCTCACTGA